The genomic interval CTGTATGatgtttttcaacaatatgataACAGAGTAGATAAGTACATGCACTCCAAGTGGCCCTATCTTCTTCTGAAACTTCATGTTGGAACCCGAGATAAGGTCTCCAATAAAACTGACATGTAAAAAATAAGCTAAAGTAATTATAAcaagtataaataataaaatatttaaaaaaattcaaataaatgtgatttaatatattacttcctcaaccatcatgtgatcaattgtttttcGATATCCTTCTACGTCGTTATGAGGAACTTTAGCAAAATTTAGACCACCAGAATTAAACCTGtcgaatataattaaaataaaaatgtaataaaattattaatatggtAAGCAagtggttttaaaaaaaaatataaaaataatatagttacctctgtgcaagtggaaatatcCATGGTTTGGGAGATTCAGGAGCGACACAAGACAAACGATACCATGCCCAGTTTTGCAACAATAATGCGCATCCTCCCATAGATATTACACCAGGTTTCGTTGCAAGGCATAAGCAAAAAAAGTGAATTGTGGGTTATTGGTAAATTGAATGTGCCTCATACATGCACAAATTCTGTATTGTCACAAGATCATACGAAGCTCGATTCTAATATGATATGTCAAAGCATAATGCAAGTTGTGAAAGTGGATCCTTCAATCAAATTGAAGGTAATTGTTGCTCAGATTCGGTCTTTACATAACTACACAGTTAGTTATAAAAAGGCCTGGATAGGAAAGAATAAAGCGATCGAACAAATTTATGGCAACTGGGAagagtcttacaatcaactCCCACAATGGTTGTTGGTTATGAAAACGTTTGCTCCAGGAACTAAAATAGAAATGGAAACCATCCCAGCTTATCATGAGAATAGTTTGATAAATGGGATAAGGATTtttcatagactattttgggCTTTCGTTCCGTGTATATCTGCGTTTAAATTCTGCAAACTAATGGTACAAGTTGATGAGACTTGGCTGTACGGCAAGTACAAAGGAACTCTATTGGTAGCAATTGCACAAGATGGGAACGACAACCTATTGCTTATGCtattgtggaaggtgagacaaaagAAGGTTAgagtttctttttgagaaatttgagaaaatttgtCACTCCACAGgccaacatttgtttgatttccgATAGACATGAATCTATTAagagtgcttataataatccgAATAATGGGTGTCAAGATCCTCCGTCAAAGCATATGTTCTGCGTCCGACATATTGCACAAAATTTTACAAGGGAATTTAAAGACaatgctttgaagaaaaaagttatttctatgggtaatagtttcattcttaatttttataattagtgtaatttttaataattttattctcaatttatataattgtctACTGTTTTAATACAGGTTACTCGATCAACGAGCCTACATATCGATATTACAGTAGAGAAATCAGCATGCTAAATCTGGAGGCTTTGAGATGGTTAGACAACATACCTCGACAAGATTGTATTCAAGCATTCGATGGAGGTAGTCGTTGGAGTCAGATGACAACCAACCTCGTGGAGTCAACCAACGCGGTATTAAAAGGCCCGCGCAACCTTCCCATCACTGCTTTGGTGCAATCGACTTATTTTAAAACAGGGACACTATTTCCAACCATGGGAAAACAACACGATCAATTTTAAGCTTCTGGTCAGGTATACACAAAACCTTGCATAGATTTTATGAAATTGGAAATAAGTAAATCCAATAGTCATAGGGTGGATAGTTTTGATCGGagcaaccatactttcatggtGCACGAGACAGTGGTTCCAAGAGAagggcgaccaattggtcatttcagtgtaaacctttctaacaagtggtgcgattgtggaatatatcaagctaaacatatgccttgttcacatgtcatagcAGCATGCTCTAGCATAAAGTATAATTATTGGAGCCTTATACCTGATGTGTATAAAGTGGAAACAGTATTAAAAGTCTATGTTGAAGTGTTCCAACCCATACCAAACCAAAGATATTGGCCAcaatatgaaggtgttaaggtgtgtcacaatccactaatgcgGAGAGTCACGAAATGTCGTCCAAAGAGCAAACGCATTAGAATAGAAATGGACAGTAAAGAAAGAGAACCAAGAAAATGTGGGTTATGTCGGGTTTCTGGTCATACtagaaaacattgtccaaacgctgctggcacatctactcaaatttgattgatgtacttttttattattaatttaatgtatttcatttcattttcaagttatcaatatcaatttcttttcatttaattgttatcattatttaatttttattatcatttaatttatttattttttaaaattttaatataataattatttaatcagtttaattataataatttttaattatacgtataataattatttattataataataataataatgatgatgatgataataataataataattaaaatataaattttatttataatttattattatactttattttaatttaatattagtattttattttttaaataattaaattaataattctaataataacctatttttaaaatataacaacaacaaaaaaaaaccaACGCAGTAGGAGGTCGCTTCCCCGGGAAACGACCTCctattaacataaaaaaattttctcttcaggaggtcgcttccccaggaaacGACTTCCTATTAGAACAGAATAGTAGGGCATTCATGaaatattgtttcaaagtaGGGCATTTgaggaataaaaaaataaaaaagggatATTCCTGTACAAAACCCACAATAacaacaaccttccactaaagtgggtatttcaaaataactattagataaggtaaaactaataaaagtgcatattaaaataacaaattcagTAGTAGAAATAACATGCTAAAATTGTATACCAAACGAAACAAATTTGCTATATATCTTTTACTATAAGAACCCAATTTTTCTTCTCCCTAGCCTGTTTTGTGTTTGTGCAGCGGCCTCTTTTCCTTTTTGTTCCTTAGAGCACTATCTCTaccttatttttctttttgcttttttttttttttaacaagtatGGATTTAAGTACAGCCCGTTAACAcccttttttttaacaattaggTTAGATATTTGCAACTTCACAAAGTTAAAAGACTGCTACCTAAAGGATAGTCGCGATTCACATTCACCGTATTCTTTTTATTGGCAAAGTTTTTTTATGCTTGCATTCAAgtagtataaatatataaaatattaaaatctcaAGAGGGGCCTAGCCCCTATTGTCCTTAACCTATAAATGCTCCGATTTAATAGATGAAATTGTC from Cicer arietinum cultivar CDC Frontier isolate Library 1 chromosome 5, Cicar.CDCFrontier_v2.0, whole genome shotgun sequence carries:
- the LOC140920360 gene encoding uncharacterized protein, whose protein sequence is MQVVKVDPSIKLKVIVAQIRSLHNYTVSYKKAWIGKNKAIEQIYGNWEESYNQLPQWLLVMKTFAPGTKIEMETIPAYHENSLINGIRIFHRLFWAFVPCISAFKFCKLMVQVDETWLYGKYKGTLLVAIAQDGNDNLLLMLLWKVTRSTSLHIDITVEKSAC